The proteins below are encoded in one region of Arenibacter algicola:
- a CDS encoding UDP-N-acetylmuramoyl-L-alanyl-D-glutamate--2,6-diaminopimelate ligase encodes MKTLKDILYGVGLSAVSGSTSIMVNQICFDSRKVGKDDVFVAIKGLVADGHQFIEKAIASGAKSIVCEELPVKLDTGITYVEVDNGNKALAIMASNYYDNPSKNLRLVGVTGTNGKTTVSSLLYQLFKKAGYKVGLISTIKIMVDNKEYATTHTTPDALTINKHLQLMNDEGVEYCFMEVSSHGIHQKRTEGLVFEGAIFTNLSHDHLDYHKTFAEYRDTKKKLFDQLSKKAFALTNIDDKNGLVMLQNTNARKYTYALKSYANYRAQILENQFNGQLLKVDDNEVWSKLIGDFNAYNMLAIYATADLLGLEKLEILRLLSELENVDGRFQHYISKKRITAIVDYAHTPDALKNVLDTINTLRTGNENVITVVGCGGDRDKSKRPVMGHIATALSNKVIFTSDNPRSESPTVIIEEMEAGVEPQNANKTLSIVNRKQAIKTACQLAVAHDIILVAGKGHETYQETNGVREDFDDYKIVKELLANLNK; translated from the coding sequence ATGAAGACGCTAAAGGACATATTGTACGGTGTTGGCCTTTCTGCAGTTAGTGGATCTACATCCATTATGGTGAACCAGATATGCTTTGATTCCAGAAAGGTTGGAAAGGATGATGTTTTTGTGGCTATAAAAGGGCTTGTTGCTGATGGTCATCAGTTCATTGAAAAGGCCATTGCTTCGGGTGCAAAATCCATAGTCTGTGAAGAATTGCCTGTAAAGTTGGATACTGGAATAACCTATGTGGAGGTGGATAATGGCAATAAAGCTTTGGCCATTATGGCGTCCAACTATTATGATAATCCTTCCAAAAACCTAAGATTGGTGGGGGTAACTGGAACCAACGGCAAGACTACTGTTAGTAGTTTGCTTTATCAATTGTTTAAGAAAGCTGGTTATAAGGTGGGATTGATATCTACCATCAAGATAATGGTAGATAATAAAGAGTATGCTACAACCCATACTACTCCGGACGCCTTAACGATCAATAAGCACCTGCAATTAATGAATGATGAGGGGGTCGAGTATTGTTTTATGGAGGTCAGTTCCCATGGAATACATCAAAAAAGAACGGAAGGATTGGTGTTTGAAGGTGCTATTTTCACCAATCTGTCCCATGACCATTTGGATTACCACAAAACCTTTGCCGAGTATAGGGATACTAAGAAGAAGTTGTTCGATCAATTGTCCAAAAAGGCCTTTGCGCTTACCAATATCGATGATAAGAACGGCTTGGTAATGTTGCAGAACACAAATGCAAGAAAGTACACCTATGCCCTAAAATCCTATGCCAATTATAGGGCCCAAATATTGGAAAATCAATTTAATGGCCAGTTGTTAAAAGTCGATGACAATGAGGTTTGGTCTAAATTGATCGGGGATTTTAATGCCTATAATATGTTGGCAATTTACGCCACGGCGGATTTATTGGGATTGGAAAAACTTGAAATTCTTCGGCTACTAAGTGAGTTGGAAAATGTAGATGGAAGATTTCAACATTATATATCAAAAAAAAGAATTACAGCTATTGTTGATTATGCCCATACACCGGATGCCTTGAAAAATGTACTTGATACTATCAATACATTGAGGACTGGAAATGAAAATGTCATCACCGTCGTGGGGTGTGGTGGTGACAGAGATAAGTCTAAGCGTCCGGTTATGGGTCATATCGCAACAGCATTGAGCAATAAAGTCATTTTCACTTCGGACAACCCCAGGTCGGAGTCTCCCACAGTTATAATAGAGGAGATGGAAGCTGGTGTGGAACCGCAAAATGCCAACAAAACACTGTCTATCGTTAACCGTAAGCAGGCTATTAAAACAGCTTGTCAATTGGCCGTCGCCCATGATATTATTCTGGTTGCAGGCAAAGGCCACGAGACCTATCAGGAAACTAATGGTGTTAGGGAGGATTTCGATGATTATAAAATAGTGAAGGAATTGCTGGCCAACTTAAATAAATAG
- the gldC gene encoding gliding motility protein GldC, with translation MAKLHTSEITLRVGLDENRVPEELWWSAQDGGIDNEKAKAMLLSVWDSKNQESLKIDLWTKDMPVDEMKVFFHQTLVSLSDTFMKATQDEKMTATMKDFCDYFAEKLELKK, from the coding sequence ATGGCAAAACTACATACATCAGAAATTACGTTACGAGTTGGATTGGACGAAAATAGGGTCCCTGAAGAGCTATGGTGGTCCGCCCAGGATGGGGGTATAGACAATGAAAAAGCCAAGGCAATGCTATTGTCCGTATGGGATAGTAAGAACCAGGAATCTTTAAAGATTGATCTATGGACCAAGGATATGCCGGTAGATGAAATGAAAGTTTTTTTTCATCAAACCCTGGTTTCCTTGTCCGACACTTTTATGAAGGCTACCCAGGATGAAAAAATGACGGCAACCATGAAGGATTTTTGCGATTATTTTGCAGAAAAATTGGAGTTAAAAAAATAG
- a CDS encoding penicillin-binding protein gives MPVTEKNILTRLYIVAGFLFLFAIAVLVKLVSIQMVEGDKYRKLAMDRTEKMFTIAPKRGNLYSDDGSLLATSVSRYTIRFDAETVGKRDFEDNVKPLSEALAKLLGNSSSHYQQLLRKAKVNKNRYALIARNLDYSDYVAVKQFPLFNKGPYKGGLIIEQKIVREHPLGKIAERSVGYERVDEDGYYTRVGLEGAFGQYLRGVEGKRLKQKIAKGQWKPIGWDNIVEPKDGYDVVSTIDINIQDIAHHALLGQLEKYNAEHGCVIVMETKTGEVKAISNLGRTSEGKYYERLNYAIGESHEPGSTFKLMSMVVALEDKVIDTNTVIDTEKGTFKVYNRTVRDSKHGGYGKISAAKAFEVSSNTAFAKIINNNYKDNPEKFVNRLMNMNLHRELGLPVNGEGTPVIRYPGDKGWSGVSLAWMSHGYEVSLTPLQTLTFYNAIANDGEMLKPRLIKAVKEWDKTILKFEKEVINPSICSKETAHKVQQLLKDVVEKKHGTGHGLYSPNFSMAGKTGTTQKNYVSKDPEVMKYISTFAGYFPADDPKYSCIVVIHEPDKSVGYYGADVSGPVFKSVAQKIYASSPLVDEVDVNDAETKNLEEDYQRYFAASNKKYNEVPNVEGMSGMDAVSILENLGIQVEVKGNGKVKKQSIAKGTDLKKVNKIILVLS, from the coding sequence GTGCCTGTAACAGAAAAAAACATATTGACCAGATTATATATTGTGGCGGGATTCCTATTTCTGTTCGCAATTGCCGTTTTGGTCAAATTGGTCAGTATACAGATGGTGGAAGGCGACAAGTATCGGAAACTGGCCATGGACCGCACTGAAAAAATGTTCACCATTGCCCCTAAAAGAGGTAATCTATATTCGGATGACGGCAGTTTGTTGGCAACCTCGGTCTCTAGGTACACTATACGATTTGATGCTGAAACCGTTGGGAAAAGGGATTTTGAGGATAATGTAAAGCCTTTGTCCGAAGCCTTGGCGAAATTGTTGGGCAATTCGTCCTCCCACTATCAGCAATTGTTGAGAAAAGCAAAGGTGAATAAGAATCGATATGCCCTGATTGCTAGAAATTTGGATTATTCGGATTACGTTGCCGTAAAACAGTTTCCACTTTTTAACAAGGGGCCGTATAAAGGCGGTCTCATTATAGAGCAAAAAATTGTACGTGAACATCCCTTGGGGAAGATCGCAGAGCGTAGCGTTGGGTATGAAAGGGTTGATGAGGATGGATATTACACCAGGGTTGGGCTGGAAGGGGCTTTTGGTCAATATCTAAGGGGGGTGGAAGGTAAGAGGCTTAAACAAAAAATTGCCAAAGGGCAATGGAAGCCTATTGGTTGGGATAATATTGTTGAGCCCAAGGATGGTTATGATGTGGTTTCCACTATCGATATCAATATACAGGATATAGCGCATCATGCCTTGTTGGGTCAGTTGGAAAAATATAATGCGGAACATGGCTGCGTAATTGTAATGGAAACCAAGACCGGAGAGGTAAAGGCCATATCCAATTTGGGAAGGACCAGTGAAGGCAAGTATTATGAGCGACTTAATTATGCTATTGGGGAGTCTCATGAGCCTGGATCTACTTTTAAGCTAATGTCCATGGTCGTAGCCTTGGAAGATAAGGTGATAGATACCAATACCGTTATTGACACCGAAAAGGGCACGTTTAAAGTCTATAACAGAACGGTTAGGGATTCCAAGCACGGAGGTTACGGTAAAATAAGCGCCGCCAAGGCATTTGAGGTTTCCTCCAATACCGCTTTTGCCAAAATCATAAATAACAATTATAAGGACAATCCAGAAAAATTCGTCAACCGTCTCATGAACATGAACCTTCATAGGGAATTGGGATTGCCGGTTAATGGGGAGGGTACCCCGGTAATCCGTTATCCGGGGGATAAAGGTTGGTCCGGTGTATCCTTGGCATGGATGTCTCATGGGTATGAAGTTTCCCTAACACCATTGCAGACCCTAACTTTCTATAATGCCATTGCAAATGATGGGGAGATGTTGAAGCCTAGGCTTATAAAAGCGGTGAAGGAGTGGGATAAAACTATTTTAAAATTTGAAAAGGAGGTCATCAATCCGTCTATCTGTTCCAAGGAAACAGCGCACAAGGTGCAGCAATTGTTGAAAGATGTTGTGGAGAAAAAGCATGGTACCGGACATGGGCTGTATTCGCCCAATTTTTCTATGGCGGGAAAAACCGGGACCACACAAAAGAATTATGTTTCCAAGGATCCAGAGGTGATGAAGTACATTTCCACCTTTGCAGGTTATTTTCCTGCGGACGACCCAAAATATTCCTGTATTGTGGTAATTCATGAGCCAGATAAAAGCGTAGGCTATTATGGTGCCGATGTGTCGGGTCCTGTATTCAAATCGGTGGCCCAAAAGATTTATGCAAGTTCTCCTTTAGTGGATGAGGTGGATGTAAACGATGCCGAGACCAAGAACCTGGAGGAGGATTATCAAAGATATTTTGCTGCTTCCAATAAAAAATATAACGAAGTCCCTAATGTTGAGGGGATGAGTGGTATGGATGCGGTATCTATCCTCGAAAATTTAGGGATCCAAGTTGAGGTGAAGGGGAATGGAAAGGTTAAGAAGCAATCAATTGCAAAGGGAACAGATCTGAAAAAGGTTAATAAAATCATTTTGGTACTATCATGA
- the yihA gene encoding ribosome biogenesis GTP-binding protein YihA/YsxC, translating to MKIKSADFVMSNSNVANCPKEHLPEYAFIGRSNVGKSSLINMLTQRKSLAKTSGRPGKTQLINHFKINENWFLVDLPGYGYARVSKKDKKTFQKYITDYFIERQQLVCAFILIDIRHEPQKVDMEFLEWMGENQIPFCMIFTKADKLKPKAIENHVNAYIKELLEGVWEEAPNYFVTSSTNGMGQEELLSFIDELNTNFFKALT from the coding sequence ATGAAAATTAAGTCGGCCGACTTTGTTATGAGTAATTCCAACGTAGCAAATTGCCCTAAGGAACATTTGCCGGAATACGCATTTATTGGTCGCTCCAATGTAGGAAAGTCCTCCTTGATCAACATGCTCACCCAAAGAAAAAGTTTGGCCAAAACATCTGGTAGGCCAGGAAAGACACAACTTATAAATCACTTTAAAATAAACGAAAACTGGTTTTTGGTAGATCTACCCGGTTATGGTTATGCCCGTGTATCCAAAAAAGATAAAAAAACCTTTCAAAAATATATCACCGACTACTTTATAGAGCGCCAGCAATTGGTATGTGCATTTATTTTGATCGATATAAGACATGAACCTCAAAAAGTGGACATGGAATTTTTGGAATGGATGGGAGAAAACCAGATTCCGTTCTGCATGATTTTCACCAAAGCGGATAAATTGAAACCTAAAGCCATAGAAAACCATGTCAATGCCTATATCAAGGAATTATTGGAAGGAGTTTGGGAAGAGGCTCCCAATTATTTCGTTACCTCCTCTACCAACGGTATGGGTCAAGAAGAATTACTAAGCTTTATTGACGAATTAAACACCAATTTCTTCAAGGCATTGACCTAA
- the mraZ gene encoding division/cell wall cluster transcriptional repressor MraZ, which produces MINFIGTYDCKADSKGRVMLPVALKNQMSPVINDGFVVKRSVFQPCLELYPMAEWNLLMQKMNKKNRFKKKNNDFIRRFSAGVKVVEIDATGRLLIPKNLVDVAGITKEVVLSSAINIVEIWDKDNYEKVLEETAEDFASLAEEVMGDDDDDLS; this is translated from the coding sequence GTGATTAATTTCATTGGAACATATGATTGTAAGGCCGATTCTAAGGGAAGGGTAATGCTTCCTGTGGCGCTTAAAAATCAAATGTCTCCCGTAATAAATGATGGTTTTGTGGTTAAACGTTCTGTTTTTCAACCCTGTTTGGAACTGTATCCTATGGCGGAGTGGAATCTGTTGATGCAGAAAATGAACAAAAAGAACCGATTCAAGAAAAAGAACAACGATTTCATAAGAAGATTTTCTGCAGGAGTAAAGGTGGTGGAAATAGATGCTACCGGTAGGTTGTTGATTCCAAAAAATTTGGTGGATGTGGCAGGGATTACTAAAGAGGTGGTGTTGAGTTCGGCAATTAACATTGTTGAAATTTGGGATAAGGACAACTATGAAAAGGTTTTGGAGGAAACGGCCGAGGACTTTGCAAGTTTGGCCGAGGAAGTAATGGGAGATGACGACGATGACTTATCATAA
- a CDS encoding GTPase, giving the protein MFVYNANSGLGNALLDSIHKILDPNTYNCNLCAITFGFFSEHKKWKEFRKGSGLEMEFLHLDEFKKRYPNEKQDRESFPQVFILKEGKLQVFLRKGEINDMKSQEDLILAIRAKLS; this is encoded by the coding sequence GTGTTTGTATACAATGCCAATTCCGGCTTGGGTAATGCCCTTTTGGACAGTATACATAAAATCTTGGACCCCAACACTTACAATTGTAACCTATGTGCCATAACCTTTGGCTTTTTTTCTGAACATAAGAAATGGAAGGAGTTTAGGAAAGGATCTGGTCTGGAAATGGAATTTCTACATCTGGACGAGTTTAAAAAGCGCTATCCTAACGAAAAACAGGATAGGGAGTCCTTTCCACAGGTCTTCATTTTAAAAGAGGGTAAGCTTCAAGTGTTTCTCCGCAAAGGAGAGATAAATGACATGAAAAGTCAAGAAGATCTAATTTTGGCCATACGGGCAAAGTTATCCTAG
- a CDS encoding FtsL-like putative cell division protein, protein MRKGILDILKGKFLVSGGAPKNWMFIIYVSFLATVMIASSHSADGKVHKIAALDEQVKELRSEFVDVRSDMQELKLESTVLRILEHDGLFPSETPPKKIKVKSETE, encoded by the coding sequence ATGAGAAAAGGGATATTGGACATATTAAAAGGAAAGTTTTTGGTGAGTGGAGGCGCTCCCAAAAACTGGATGTTTATCATTTATGTTTCCTTTTTGGCAACGGTCATGATTGCCAGTTCCCATAGTGCTGATGGAAAAGTCCATAAAATTGCTGCCCTTGATGAACAGGTCAAGGAATTGAGGAGCGAGTTTGTAGACGTCCGTTCCGATATGCAGGAGTTAAAATTGGAGTCCACTGTATTGAGAATTTTGGAGCATGATGGTTTGTTTCCATCCGAAACTCCGCCAAAAAAAATAAAAGTTAAATCCGAAACCGAATAA
- a CDS encoding alpha/beta fold hydrolase, which produces MEKKIIKEGKYRYIEMGEGTPIIILHGLMGGLSNFHGVMNHFPPKGYKVLVPELPIYDMPLLKTNVKSFAKFLEGFIEHKDLKDVILLGNSLGGHIGLLHTKLYPKKVKALVITGSSGLYESAMGDGYPKRGDYEFIKKKAQDVFYDPEVATKEIVDEVFATVNDRIKLVKTLAIAKSAIRHNMSKDLPHMLTPTCIIWGKNDSVTPPNVAEEFHELLPDSDLYWIEKCGHAPMMEHPQEFNTVLDAWLEKRNF; this is translated from the coding sequence ATGGAAAAAAAGATAATTAAAGAGGGAAAATACCGATATATTGAAATGGGTGAAGGAACACCTATTATAATACTACACGGTCTTATGGGTGGTTTGAGTAATTTTCATGGGGTTATGAATCATTTTCCACCTAAAGGTTACAAGGTATTGGTACCCGAGCTTCCTATATACGATATGCCATTGCTCAAGACCAATGTAAAGAGCTTTGCTAAATTTTTGGAAGGATTTATAGAACACAAGGATCTTAAAGATGTAATTCTTCTAGGCAATTCACTTGGCGGACATATTGGCCTACTGCATACCAAGTTATACCCAAAAAAGGTAAAGGCGCTTGTAATTACAGGTAGTTCCGGACTTTATGAAAGCGCAATGGGTGATGGTTATCCCAAGCGTGGCGACTATGAATTTATAAAGAAAAAAGCTCAAGACGTATTTTATGATCCCGAAGTTGCCACCAAGGAAATTGTAGACGAAGTCTTTGCTACGGTAAACGACCGAATTAAACTGGTAAAAACTCTGGCCATCGCAAAAAGTGCCATTAGACACAACATGTCCAAAGATTTACCACATATGTTGACCCCTACCTGTATCATATGGGGCAAAAATGACAGTGTTACCCCTCCCAATGTGGCAGAAGAATTCCATGAACTACTTCCTGATTCCGATCTATACTGGATCGAAAAGTGCGGGCATGCCCCAATGATGGAACATCCACAGGAATTTAACACTGTACTTGACGCCTGGCTGGAAAAAAGAAATTTCTAA
- the mraY gene encoding phospho-N-acetylmuramoyl-pentapeptide-transferase codes for MLYYLFEYLEKHYQLPGAGLFQFITFRAAMAVMLSLLLATVYGKRIINYLRHKQIGETVRDLGLEGQKQKAGTPTMGGLIIIMSTLIPVLLFARFLDNIYVILLIVTTVWMGIIGFVDDYIKIFKKDKEGLKGRFKVIGQVVLGLMVGATLYFHPDVTMKEHSRTEITQDYTVQQVPGKEIKSTMTTLPFIKNNELDYARFISWMGDGMEKYAWLVFIPIIIIIVTAVSNGANLTDGIDGLAAGTSAIIVFTLGIFTLVSGNIIFSDYLDIMFIPRVGELVVFIAAFVGALVGFLWYNAYPATVFMGDTGSLTIGGIIAVIAIIIRKELLIPVLCGIFFAESISVMLQVGYFKYTKKRSGEGKRIFLMAPLHHHYQKKGYHESKIVTRFWVVGILLAVITIVTLKVR; via the coding sequence ATGCTATACTATTTGTTTGAATATTTGGAAAAACACTATCAACTGCCAGGGGCGGGGCTTTTCCAATTTATAACGTTTAGGGCGGCAATGGCGGTAATGCTTTCGTTGCTACTGGCTACGGTCTATGGGAAAAGAATTATTAATTATTTACGACATAAGCAGATTGGGGAAACTGTAAGGGACCTAGGTCTGGAAGGCCAAAAACAAAAAGCGGGTACTCCAACGATGGGCGGGTTGATCATTATTATGTCCACCTTGATCCCTGTTTTGTTGTTTGCGCGTTTCTTGGATAATATTTATGTGATCCTCTTGATAGTTACTACCGTTTGGATGGGGATCATAGGTTTTGTGGATGATTATATCAAAATTTTCAAAAAGGATAAAGAAGGATTAAAAGGAAGGTTCAAGGTAATCGGCCAGGTTGTTTTAGGTCTTATGGTGGGTGCTACTTTGTATTTTCATCCAGACGTAACCATGAAGGAACATTCCAGAACTGAAATTACTCAGGATTATACCGTACAGCAAGTGCCGGGCAAGGAGATTAAGTCAACTATGACCACCTTGCCATTTATCAAAAATAATGAGTTGGATTATGCTCGTTTTATTTCTTGGATGGGAGATGGGATGGAGAAATATGCTTGGTTGGTTTTTATTCCCATTATCATAATCATTGTCACGGCGGTCTCCAATGGTGCAAATCTTACCGATGGCATAGATGGATTGGCAGCAGGGACTTCTGCAATTATAGTATTTACATTGGGCATCTTTACCCTAGTTTCGGGTAACATCATCTTTTCCGATTATTTGGATATCATGTTTATTCCAAGGGTCGGGGAATTGGTAGTATTTATCGCGGCCTTTGTAGGGGCCTTGGTTGGATTTCTATGGTATAACGCCTATCCAGCCACCGTTTTTATGGGGGATACCGGTAGTTTGACCATTGGAGGAATAATTGCGGTTATAGCCATCATTATCCGAAAGGAACTATTAATACCCGTTTTGTGCGGAATTTTCTTTGCAGAGTCAATTTCCGTGATGTTGCAGGTGGGTTATTTCAAGTACACAAAAAAGAGATCTGGAGAGGGAAAAAGGATTTTTCTAATGGCACCTTTACATCATCATTATCAGAAAAAGGGGTACCACGAAAGTAAAATCGTGACCAGGTTCTGGGTTGTAGGAATTCTGTTGGCGGTAATTACCATTGTAACCTTAAAGGTGCGATAG
- the gldB gene encoding gliding motility lipoprotein GldB yields the protein MRKAIFLVLIPIIIFCSCDRSDKLADEVSKINVDLKVYRFDREFAEAKPLDIPILKEKYPYLFPANYPDSIWVAKLQDTLQVEVMDEVGKSFPDFESEKEDMEWLFKYIKYYFPNYTIPKVVTVTSEVDYNNRIILTDSLLLVGLDNYLGSSHKFYQGISKYIANDLDKQYMTRDVASAFAKAVVAPPRDRTFLSQLVYYGKELYLMQQLMPQKNEAVIIGYTPDELDWAAVNEEQVWRYFIERELLYSTNSKLGPRFLDPAPFSKFELELDNESPGKIGRYLGWQIVKAFMDNNNITLQEMLTLPEEELFKRSGYKPRKL from the coding sequence ATGCGAAAGGCCATATTCCTTGTTTTAATCCCAATTATTATTTTTTGCAGTTGTGATCGCAGCGATAAATTGGCCGATGAGGTCTCTAAAATAAACGTAGATTTAAAGGTTTACAGATTTGATAGGGAGTTTGCAGAAGCTAAACCTTTGGATATTCCTATTCTAAAAGAAAAGTACCCCTATCTTTTCCCTGCCAATTATCCGGATAGCATTTGGGTGGCCAAATTACAGGATACCCTACAAGTAGAAGTTATGGATGAAGTAGGAAAATCTTTCCCCGACTTTGAAAGTGAAAAGGAAGATATGGAGTGGTTGTTTAAGTATATAAAATATTATTTTCCTAATTATACAATACCAAAGGTTGTTACGGTTACCTCGGAGGTAGATTATAATAATAGAATTATTCTAACGGATAGCTTGCTTCTTGTTGGTCTTGATAACTACTTAGGAAGTTCCCATAAATTTTATCAAGGTATTTCCAAATATATCGCTAACGATTTGGATAAACAATACATGACCCGCGACGTGGCAAGTGCATTTGCCAAAGCTGTTGTGGCACCACCGCGCGACCGTACTTTTTTATCGCAACTTGTTTATTACGGTAAAGAACTGTATTTAATGCAGCAGCTTATGCCCCAAAAAAATGAAGCTGTTATTATAGGCTATACACCGGATGAGTTGGATTGGGCAGCAGTGAACGAAGAGCAGGTTTGGCGCTATTTTATTGAACGCGAATTGTTGTACAGCACCAATAGTAAATTGGGACCAAGATTTTTGGATCCAGCTCCTTTTTCCAAGTTTGAATTGGAATTGGACAACGAGTCACCTGGTAAAATAGGGCGATATTTAGGTTGGCAAATAGTCAAGGCCTTTATGGATAACAATAATATTACTTTACAGGAAATGTTGACCCTACCTGAGGAAGAACTTTTCAAAAGGTCGGGGTATAAGCCAAGAAAGCTGTAA
- the rsmH gene encoding 16S rRNA (cytosine(1402)-N(4))-methyltransferase RsmH, with translation MTYHNPVLLTESIEGLNIKPDGVYVDVTFGGGGHSREILKRLGENGRLLAFDQDEDALPNAIDDDRFQLINENFRYIKQFLKFYGIRKVDGILADFGVSSHQFDQAERGFSTRFDADLDMRMSKKNQISAFDVVNVYDYDELRRVLFQYGDLRNANAMAKTIVEQRENAPIKTTDQLKEVLGQYLPKHREHKILAQIYQAIRIEVNQEIQVIKEFLLQVPELLNDGGRLSVISYHSLEDRLVKRFIRAGQFEGEPEKDFYGNIEVPMKKVGGLVVPSKEEIKLNNRARSAKLRIAERV, from the coding sequence ATGACTTATCATAATCCGGTATTGCTGACAGAGTCTATTGAGGGGCTCAATATAAAACCCGATGGGGTTTATGTGGACGTAACATTTGGTGGCGGAGGACATTCCAGGGAGATATTGAAAAGGCTGGGAGAGAATGGAAGGCTGTTGGCCTTTGATCAGGACGAGGATGCTTTGCCCAATGCTATTGATGATGATCGATTTCAGTTGATCAATGAAAACTTTAGGTATATAAAACAATTTTTGAAGTTCTATGGCATAAGGAAGGTGGACGGGATTTTGGCCGATTTTGGAGTTTCATCCCATCAATTCGATCAGGCCGAGAGGGGGTTTTCTACCCGTTTTGATGCTGATCTGGATATGAGAATGAGCAAAAAGAATCAGATTTCAGCCTTTGATGTGGTAAATGTGTACGACTATGATGAGTTGAGGAGGGTGCTTTTTCAATATGGTGACCTGAGGAACGCGAATGCCATGGCAAAAACCATTGTAGAGCAGCGGGAAAACGCACCAATAAAAACAACCGATCAGTTGAAGGAGGTCCTTGGCCAGTATCTGCCGAAACATAGGGAGCATAAGATTTTGGCTCAGATCTACCAAGCTATAAGGATAGAGGTGAACCAAGAAATACAAGTGATAAAGGAGTTTTTGTTGCAGGTGCCTGAATTGTTGAATGATGGAGGTAGGCTTAGTGTTATAAGTTATCATTCCTTGGAAGACAGACTGGTTAAAAGGTTTATTAGGGCTGGCCAGTTTGAAGGAGAGCCGGAAAAGGATTTTTACGGGAACATAGAAGTTCCTATGAAAAAGGTTGGAGGTTTGGTGGTCCCTTCCAAGGAGGAAATAAAGTTGAACAATAGGGCAAGAAGTGCCAAGCTCAGGATAGCGGAGCGGGTTTAA